The genomic stretch CGCCGGAAGCCCAGTGCCGGCCGCCCCGCTGTCCGCCCACCCGTTGCTGACCTGGCTGCGGCTGCGCGTCGGCCTGCGTCGCTGCCTTGCCTGCGGCCAGCTCGGCAATCGCAGCCTCCAGCCCGCCCACCCTTGGTGCCGCCCGCCAGGGCACGGACCTGGGCTTGCGTCGACCGGGTCGCCTGCTGTCCGCGTACACCTTCATATGTCGTTCCGCGTACGACTTGACGTGTAGGTCGGTGAGGGCGAGCTGTTCCGTTCGCCCATCGTGAGGGCCATCCTCCGACTGGTAGGGACCAACCTGCCGAGTCGGAGGATGGCAGCTCATGATCCTCTCGCAGGAGCAATGGATGGAACTGCGCGCGTTCAAGGCGCTGGCCGACGCTGGGGCCACCTGGGCGGAGATTGCCCGGGAGACCGGCTACGACTGGCGCACCGTCAAGCGCTACCTCTCGACCGACGCGCCGGCGGCGCCGCCGGCGCCAGCCAAACGGGGACCCGGCCGGCGCAAGACCGACCCATACGCCGGCCTGATCGACGCCTGGCTGCGCCGCCAGCCGAAGCTCAAGGCCTCGGTGATCCATGAGCGGCTGGTCGCCGAGCACGGCTTCACCGGCCACTACCAGCGCGTGAAGGTCTATGTCCGGGAGGCCCGGGCCCGCGTGGCCGCCTCGGAGCCCGAGCCGAGCGGCTTCCACCGCCGCTTCGAGGTCCTGCCCGGCGCCCAAGCGCAGGTCGACTGGGGCGACGAAGGCGAGCTTGCGACCGCGACCGGGCCGCTGCACGTCTTCAGCTTCCACATGACGCTGGCCTATTCCCGCGACCCGTTCTGCTGTTTCACGGCGTCGCAGGACCTGGGCACGTTCTGGGACTGCCACCGGCGGGCGTTCGCCCACTTCGGCGGCGTCCCCGCGGTGATCGTCTACGACCGGACCAGGACGGTGGTCCGCCGCCACGTGGGCCGTGGGCAGGCCACCCCGCTGCACCCCGAGGCGGTCGCGTTCGCCGAGCATTACGGGTTCGCGATCTGGCTGGCTGCCCCCGGCCGAGCCGAGACCAAGGGACGAGTGGAGCGGCAGGTCGAGATTGTTCGCAGCCATGTCCTGGATGGGCGTTCGTTCGACTCGCTGGCCGAGATGGACGCCGCGTTCGCCACTTGGCTGCCGATCCGCCGCGCGCAGGTCCACCGCACCCACGGCGAGGTCATCGCCGTGCGCGCCGAACGCGACCGGGCCGCGCTCCGCCCGCTGCCCGAGCAGCCTTACGTGGTCTGTGACCGGCACACCCGCCGGGTCGGCAAGGACGCGCTGATCTCGTTCGAGGCCAGCCACTACTCGGTGCCCTGGCGCAAGGTGCGCCCCGGCGGCCGGGTCGAGCTGCGGGTCACCCCGGCCGAGGTGGCGATCTTCTCGCTCAGCGGTGAACAACAGCTGCTCGCCACCCACCCGCGGGCGGCCGGGCGCGGCTGCTGGGTGGTGGACGAGACCCACTGGGACGGCCTCCCCGACCGTGCCGACACCCAGCCGCTGCCGCCCTGCGCCGGCGACTGCGAGCTCACCGCACCTCCTGACCCGGAGCCTGGCCAGCTCCAGCTGCCAGGGATCGCCGGCTGGGCGAACTCACCCGCCGCCAGGGTCCTGGTGGCCCACCGGCGGCTTGCCGTCTACGACCAGCTCGCGGGGGTGCCGTCGTGAGCGAGCTGGTCGCCACCCGCATCCGCGAGCACGCCGAACGGCTCCACCTCGCCAACCTCACCAGCAACCTCGACGCGCTGGTCACCCGAGCCGAGCAGGCCACCATGGGCTACCTGGACTTCCTCGACCTGCTCCTGGAGGAAGAAGTCGGCGTGCGCGAAGGCCGCCGGTTCCACAACGCCCTGAAGCTGTCCGGGCTGCCCCACCACAAGAGCCTGGACACCTTCGACTTCGCCTTCCAGCCCGACCTGGACGCCCGCAAGGTCCGCGACCTCGCCACCCTCGAGTTCGTCGAACACAAGGCCAACGTCTGCTTCCTCGGCCCACCCGGGGTCGGCAAGACCATGCTGGCCGTCGGGCTGGCGATCGCCGCCTGCCAGGCCGGCTACTCGGTCTATTTCACCACCCTCGACGACCTGGTCAGAAACCTCAAAGAGGCCGAGGCCACCGGGCGGTTCGCCAAGAAGCTGCAGACCTACCTCAAGCCCGCGGTCTTGGTCGTCGATGAGGTCGGCTATCTGCCGCTGGCCCGCCCCGACGCCAACATGGTCTTCCAGCTCGTCGCGCGCCGGTATGAGCGCGGCTCGATCCTGCTCACCTCCAACAAGGCGTTCAGCGAGTGGGGCGGCGTGTTCGGCGACGACGTGCTCGCCTCGGCGATCTTGGACCGGCTGCTGCACCACAGTGACGTGATCTCCATCAACGGGCCCAGCTACCGCCTGAAGGACCGGCTCAAGCCCTCCTCGAACGGGGGTGGTGCTCTCGAGTGACCCTGCTTGCCCTGCTACCTACAGATGAGCCCGTACCAGAAACGACATCAGCCCTTGACCCCGGACACCGGCGCCGCTGGCGGCACCCAAGCAGTGTGAGACGGGTTCTCTGCGTCCCGGCTGAGGTGCTGTTGACTCACTGATCAATGGCCGACGATGTCTGGTTGATCAGACTCGCCTGTCGGAATACTTCGCCGCAGAGGCGCCTGGCCAAGGAAACGCCCCTACCACGGATGCTCGTTGGCTACCAAACCAGGGCGGTGACCGCGGAGTCGATCGCCACTCGGGCGCTTGCCCTCCCGCGGCGCCCGTGGGGCTGCGGGGCTATCAGGAGCGTGGGGTCGGCTCAGACGGTTTGCGGGCCGTGAGCCGCTCCACGATGCCGAGCTTGGAGCGCTCGCGTTGCTGGATCTCAAACCCCTCGGCCTGCACCTGCAGCAGCGGGCGACGCCGCATGTGCTCTTCGCCGAGCGGTCGGGTGACCAGCTCCAGTAGCCATTGGATCGCCCGCACCCAGCGCGGCGCGCCGGCCACGTGGTCCAGCAGCAGCAGCCGGCCACCCGGCCGCAGGACCCGTTTCATCTCGGCGACGGCACGCCGCTCGTCGGGGATGGCGCACAGCGACAAGGTGCAGACCACGGTGTCGAAGCAGGCGTCGGGCAGGTCGAGGGCTTGGGCGTCGCCAAGTCGCAGGTCCACCTCAAGGCCGAGCTGGTCGGCTTGGCGGCGGGCCAGCTCCAGCATCGCCGGGCTGAACTCGATCCCGGTCAGGAGGACGCCCTCGGGGTAGTAGGGGAGGTTGCGGCCGGTGCCGATGGCGACCTCGAGGACCTCGCCGCTGGCCTGGGAGCACACCCAGTGCCGTCCATCGGCGAACAACCTTCGCTCGAAGAAGGCCATTTGCTTGTCATAGTTGCGGGCGTGCTTGTCCCAGTAGCGGCGCAGCCGCTGCGCCCGCTCGGCGCTGACGTGGCTCGGCATGGGGGTCCTCCTTCGCGCCGCCGGTGCAGCCTCCCGGCTGTCGCGGTGGCGTCATCAGCTTCACTACCCTACGATAGTAGCAACTACCGACTGGTAGTAGTTAGGCCGCGGCGTTGGTCGTGAGAGCGTTGGTCGTGAGGAGGAGTCATGGGACACGACGCGATGTATCAGATGATGTCGGGCATGGGCGGGGGCATGATGGGCGGCAGCATGACCGCGCTGGCCTGGTTCTGGGCCGCGTTCGCAGTCGCCCTGCTGCTGCTGGCCGTCGTCGGCGGGATTGCCCTGTTCCGAGCCCTGACCCGCCCGCCGAACGCGCCCAGCGGGACGGCGGGGCCGGGCCCTGCTCGGGCCGAGCTGGACCTGCGCTACGCCCGCGGCGACCTCACCCGCGAGGAGTACCTGCAGCGCCGCGCCGACCTCGAGGACGCGCGGCCGTGACAGCCGGCTGGCCAGACCCCGCGGCCAGTCTGGACCGGGCTCTGGGCCTGCTCGGCCCGCTAGAGGCCCGCATCATGCGGGCGGTCTGGACCGGGCAGGTCCCCGAGCCGTTCGCCGTCCGCGACGTGCGCGCCCATATGTCGGAGCTCGCCTACACCACTGTGATGACGACCCTGCGGCGGCTGGCCGACAAGGGCCTGCTGGTCGCCGACGCCACCCTCGGCAAACGCGCCTACGACTACCGGTCGGCGGGTAGCCCGCAGGCGTTCCTGGCCGCAGCCAGCCACCGGGAGGCCAAGGACGTGATCGACCGGTACGGCGACGCCGCCCTGGCCGCGTTCGCGGCCCGGCTGGACGCCCTCACCCCCGAGCAGCGCAGGCGACTGGAGGAGCTCGAAGGGCGATGAGCTGGCTGCGTGGGCGGCCGGCCCTGCTGGCCCTGGTGGGCGGGCTGGTCGCCGCACGGCTGGCCTGGCACTCCAGCCCGGTCATCTGCCGGCAGATGACCATGACCGGCTGCCTGGTGGTCGCGGTCCTCGTCGTCGCGGCGCTGGGCC from Actinomycetes bacterium encodes the following:
- the istA gene encoding IS21 family transposase, encoding MILSQEQWMELRAFKALADAGATWAEIARETGYDWRTVKRYLSTDAPAAPPAPAKRGPGRRKTDPYAGLIDAWLRRQPKLKASVIHERLVAEHGFTGHYQRVKVYVREARARVAASEPEPSGFHRRFEVLPGAQAQVDWGDEGELATATGPLHVFSFHMTLAYSRDPFCCFTASQDLGTFWDCHRRAFAHFGGVPAVIVYDRTRTVVRRHVGRGQATPLHPEAVAFAEHYGFAIWLAAPGRAETKGRVERQVEIVRSHVLDGRSFDSLAEMDAAFATWLPIRRAQVHRTHGEVIAVRAERDRAALRPLPEQPYVVCDRHTRRVGKDALISFEASHYSVPWRKVRPGGRVELRVTPAEVAIFSLSGEQQLLATHPRAAGRGCWVVDETHWDGLPDRADTQPLPPCAGDCELTAPPDPEPGQLQLPGIAGWANSPAARVLVAHRRLAVYDQLAGVPS
- the istB gene encoding IS21-like element helper ATPase IstB codes for the protein MSELVATRIREHAERLHLANLTSNLDALVTRAEQATMGYLDFLDLLLEEEVGVREGRRFHNALKLSGLPHHKSLDTFDFAFQPDLDARKVRDLATLEFVEHKANVCFLGPPGVGKTMLAVGLAIAACQAGYSVYFTTLDDLVRNLKEAEATGRFAKKLQTYLKPAVLVVDEVGYLPLARPDANMVFQLVARRYERGSILLTSNKAFSEWGGVFGDDVLASAILDRLLHHSDVISINGPSYRLKDRLKPSSNGGGALE
- a CDS encoding class I SAM-dependent methyltransferase; the protein is MPSHVSAERAQRLRRYWDKHARNYDKQMAFFERRLFADGRHWVCSQASGEVLEVAIGTGRNLPYYPEGVLLTGIEFSPAMLELARRQADQLGLEVDLRLGDAQALDLPDACFDTVVCTLSLCAIPDERRAVAEMKRVLRPGGRLLLLDHVAGAPRWVRAIQWLLELVTRPLGEEHMRRRPLLQVQAEGFEIQQRERSKLGIVERLTARKPSEPTPRS
- a CDS encoding SHOCT domain-containing protein, yielding MGHDAMYQMMSGMGGGMMGGSMTALAWFWAAFAVALLLLAVVGGIALFRALTRPPNAPSGTAGPGPARAELDLRYARGDLTREEYLQRRADLEDARP
- a CDS encoding BlaI/MecI/CopY family transcriptional regulator, which gives rise to MTAGWPDPAASLDRALGLLGPLEARIMRAVWTGQVPEPFAVRDVRAHMSELAYTTVMTTLRRLADKGLLVADATLGKRAYDYRSAGSPQAFLAAASHREAKDVIDRYGDAALAAFAARLDALTPEQRRRLEELEGR